A single genomic interval of Bacillus smithii harbors:
- the sirA gene encoding sporulation inhibitor of replication protein SirA, giving the protein MRFYHIYWIKDEFAFYFYGREKVFYHLFYDWMHSKGEYRSILDLQVQYITEELPVMQLYRLIRQNLSRQKGFTVEGNTYRMESTEKNGSTLEIQSTKMLLKASGSYDSEMLFFESLKNFNGRLLALDFNNGRFGWVKPLKERKYV; this is encoded by the coding sequence TTGCGCTTCTATCATATTTATTGGATAAAAGATGAATTTGCCTTTTATTTTTATGGACGGGAAAAAGTATTTTACCACTTGTTTTATGATTGGATGCATTCAAAAGGAGAATATAGAAGTATATTGGATTTGCAAGTTCAATATATTACGGAAGAACTTCCCGTCATGCAATTGTATCGGTTGATTCGCCAAAATCTTTCACGGCAAAAAGGATTTACCGTCGAAGGCAACACGTATCGGATGGAATCTACAGAAAAGAATGGGAGTACACTTGAAATTCAATCGACCAAAATGCTTTTAAAGGCCTCCGGCAGCTATGATTCAGAAATGTTATTTTTCGAATCTTTGAAAAATTTTAACGGTCGGTTGCTTGCTTTAGATTTTAATAATGGACGCTTTGGATGGGTGAAGCCATTAAAAGAAAGAAAATATGTTTAA
- the tkt gene encoding transketolase, with product MFDHTDQLAITTIRTLSIDAIEKAKSGHPGMPMGTAPMAYTLWTRFMNHNPKNPDWFNRDRFVLSAGHGSMLLYSLLHLSGYGVTMDDIKNFRQWGSKTPGHPEYGHTPGVEATTGPLGQGIAMAVGMAMAERHLASVYNKENYPIVDHYTYAICGDGDLMEGVSAEAASLAGHLKLGRLIVLYDSNDISLDGELNKAFSESVEQRFKAYGWQYLRVEDGNNLEEIAKAIEEARNDETRPTIIEVKTVIGYGSPNKAGTSSVHGSPLGADELKKTKEAYKWTFEEDFYVPDEVYERFHQLTVEKGSEKEKEWLNLFAQYKKDYPELGKQLEQAINGDLPEDWDAEIPVYEEGKSIASRSSSGEVLNAIAKRVPTFIGGSADLAGSNKTTIKEEKDFGPNSYDGRNIWFGVREFAMGAAMNGMALHGGVKVFGGTFFVFSDYLRPAIRLAALMGLPVTYVLTHDSIAVGEDGPTHEPVEQLASLRAMPNLSVIRPADANETAAAWRMALTSKDKPTALVLSRQNLPTLKGTAETAQEGVEKGGYVVSPSNKETPDALLLASGSEVHLAVEAQKQLLEDGIDVSVVSLPSWDRFEKQSDEYKESVIPSAVKKRLAIEMASSFGWERYVGDEGEILAIDRFGASAPGEIVMKEYGFTAENVVNRVKQLLNK from the coding sequence ATGTTTGACCATACAGACCAGCTTGCAATTACGACAATTCGAACATTGTCGATTGATGCAATTGAAAAAGCAAAATCCGGGCATCCAGGTATGCCAATGGGAACAGCTCCGATGGCCTATACCCTCTGGACCCGTTTTATGAATCATAATCCGAAGAACCCAGATTGGTTTAATCGAGACCGATTTGTTCTTTCCGCCGGACATGGATCGATGCTTCTTTATAGTCTGCTTCATCTTTCCGGTTACGGAGTGACAATGGATGATATTAAAAACTTCCGTCAATGGGGAAGCAAAACTCCGGGACATCCGGAATATGGCCATACTCCAGGTGTTGAAGCTACAACCGGACCACTCGGACAAGGAATCGCCATGGCAGTCGGAATGGCAATGGCTGAGCGTCATTTAGCATCAGTTTATAATAAAGAAAACTATCCAATTGTCGACCATTATACATACGCAATTTGCGGTGACGGCGACTTAATGGAAGGGGTTTCTGCAGAAGCTGCTTCTTTAGCTGGTCATCTAAAACTTGGTCGTTTAATCGTGCTGTATGACTCCAATGACATTTCGTTGGACGGTGAATTGAACAAAGCGTTTTCAGAAAGTGTAGAACAACGCTTTAAAGCATATGGATGGCAATATCTTCGTGTAGAAGACGGCAATAATTTAGAAGAAATTGCCAAAGCCATTGAAGAAGCCCGAAACGATGAAACGCGTCCAACAATCATCGAAGTCAAAACAGTTATCGGTTATGGATCTCCTAATAAAGCAGGTACATCGTCTGTTCATGGCTCACCTCTTGGAGCAGATGAATTAAAGAAAACGAAAGAAGCATACAAATGGACTTTTGAAGAAGACTTCTATGTTCCGGATGAAGTTTATGAACGTTTCCATCAATTAACGGTTGAAAAAGGAAGCGAAAAAGAAAAAGAATGGCTGAACCTTTTTGCACAATATAAAAAGGATTACCCAGAATTAGGAAAACAATTGGAGCAAGCTATTAACGGAGACCTGCCTGAAGATTGGGATGCAGAAATACCGGTTTATGAAGAAGGAAAAAGCATCGCTAGCAGATCATCTTCTGGAGAAGTGCTGAATGCGATCGCAAAACGCGTTCCAACTTTTATCGGCGGATCTGCTGATTTAGCTGGTTCTAACAAAACAACCATTAAAGAAGAAAAAGATTTTGGACCAAATTCTTATGATGGCCGTAACATTTGGTTCGGTGTTCGCGAATTTGCAATGGGTGCCGCTATGAATGGAATGGCCCTACATGGTGGAGTAAAAGTATTTGGTGGTACATTCTTCGTATTCTCCGATTATTTGCGTCCGGCTATTCGTTTGGCCGCTCTAATGGGACTGCCTGTTACTTATGTGCTTACCCATGACAGCATCGCTGTTGGTGAAGATGGCCCAACGCATGAACCGGTTGAACAGCTGGCGTCTTTACGGGCAATGCCTAATTTATCGGTTATCCGTCCTGCAGATGCTAATGAAACCGCAGCTGCGTGGAGAATGGCGCTTACTTCAAAAGATAAACCAACTGCATTAGTATTATCGCGTCAAAATTTACCGACGTTAAAAGGAACCGCAGAAACAGCTCAAGAAGGAGTAGAAAAGGGAGGATATGTCGTTTCTCCTTCTAATAAAGAAACTCCAGATGCCCTCTTGTTAGCGTCCGGTTCTGAAGTCCATCTAGCAGTTGAAGCCCAAAAACAGCTTTTGGAAGATGGAATTGACGTTTCCGTTGTCAGCTTGCCTTCTTGGGATCGTTTTGAAAAACAATCAGATGAATACAAAGAATCAGTCATTCCGTCAGCCGTTAAAAAACGGCTTGCGATCGAAATGGCTTCCTCTTTCGGCTGGGAACGATATGTTGGAGACGAAGGAGAAATTTTGGCAATTGACCGTTTTGGAGCATCAGCCCCAGGAGAAATTGTAATGAAAGAGTACGGTTTTACGGCAGAAAATGTGGTAAATCGCGTAAAACAGTTATTAAATAAATAA
- a CDS encoding DUF896 domain-containing protein, whose amino-acid sequence MLSSDKIARINELAKKSKTVGLTQEEAKEQSRLRAEYLTAFRSSMKETIEKVRVFDSTGQEVTPKKLRNIQMRKKLH is encoded by the coding sequence ATGCTTTCAAGTGATAAGATTGCTAGAATCAATGAACTGGCAAAAAAATCTAAAACAGTTGGATTAACTCAAGAAGAAGCGAAAGAGCAATCTCGTTTGCGCGCTGAATATTTAACTGCATTTCGTTCTTCTATGAAAGAAACCATTGAAAAGGTCCGGGTTTTCGATTCAACTGGTCAAGAAGTCACACCAAAGAAATTAAGAAATATCCAAATGAGGAAAAAGCTTCATTGA
- a CDS encoding YneB family resolvase-like protein has product MIYCRVSTTKETQETSLERQEEELRRLASEFGFELAAVIRDQASGYDLDRPGVLEMLDMLKDKKAGAVLIQDETRIGRGNAKIALLHCIYKEGAKVFSISDKGELQLSESDSMVLKIVSMVEEYQRKIHNLKIKRGMIRAVEKGYRPEKNLKGSGNPLGRERKTLPIEEIIRLRNNDLTFAEIAATLRGFGYDVSKATVHRRYQEYMDRQKNESKQLNEQD; this is encoded by the coding sequence ATTATCTATTGCCGAGTGAGCACGACAAAAGAAACTCAGGAAACATCATTGGAAAGGCAAGAAGAGGAACTTCGACGGCTCGCTTCAGAGTTTGGATTTGAACTGGCAGCTGTTATTCGTGACCAAGCAAGCGGTTATGATTTGGATCGTCCCGGCGTGCTGGAGATGTTAGATATGTTAAAAGACAAAAAAGCTGGCGCAGTATTGATTCAAGATGAAACTAGAATTGGAAGAGGCAATGCCAAAATTGCTCTTTTGCATTGCATTTATAAAGAAGGGGCTAAAGTTTTTAGCATATCTGACAAAGGAGAACTTCAGCTTTCAGAGTCGGATTCGATGGTTCTTAAAATCGTAAGCATGGTGGAAGAATATCAGCGAAAAATACATAATCTAAAAATCAAAAGAGGAATGATAAGAGCAGTTGAAAAGGGATATCGGCCTGAAAAGAATTTAAAAGGATCCGGAAATCCTTTAGGCAGAGAACGCAAAACACTCCCAATAGAAGAAATCATTCGATTGCGCAACAACGATCTTACATTTGCGGAAATTGCAGCTACATTAAGAGGATTCGGCTACGATGTCTCAAAAGCAACCGTCCATCGCCGCTACCAAGAATATATGGACAGACAGAAGAATGAATCGAAACAGTTGAATGAACAAGACTGA
- the yneA gene encoding cell division suppressor protein YneA — protein sequence MIKWVWKNYRFAIILVIVSVLSGLFIIGQMTKEPNYQKIVVHEGDSLWSIAMKYGDHHNMDYNEFVKWVEQKNHLASPVIKPGDKIIIPVTAVNKKHQVAYKEE from the coding sequence ATGATAAAATGGGTGTGGAAAAACTACCGTTTCGCCATCATTTTAGTGATTGTTTCCGTTCTGTCCGGTTTATTTATCATCGGTCAAATGACAAAGGAGCCAAATTATCAGAAAATCGTAGTGCATGAAGGAGATTCGTTATGGTCGATCGCCATGAAATATGGGGACCATCACAACATGGATTATAATGAATTTGTCAAATGGGTGGAACAGAAGAATCATCTTGCCAGCCCTGTCATTAAGCCAGGTGATAAAATTATTATTCCGGTTACAGCCGTGAATAAAAAACATCAAGTTGCTTATAAAGAGGAGTGA
- the lexA gene encoding transcriptional repressor LexA, translating to MTKLSKRQQEILDFIKNEVKTKGYPPSVREIGEAVGLASSSTVHGHLARLEKKGLIRRDPTKPRAIEILDAEDDIIPRQNVINVPIVGKVTAGIPITAIENIEEYFPLPERLAPSDEQIFMLEVMGDSMIEAGILDGDYVIVRQQQSALNGEIVVAMTDENEATVKRFFKEKDYIRLQPENSSMEPIILRDVKILGKVIGIYREIH from the coding sequence ATGACTAAGTTATCAAAGAGGCAACAAGAAATCCTTGATTTTATTAAGAACGAAGTGAAAACGAAAGGATATCCACCATCTGTGCGTGAAATTGGCGAAGCAGTAGGGCTAGCTTCCAGTTCGACTGTCCATGGCCATTTGGCGCGTCTTGAGAAAAAAGGGTTGATTAGAAGAGACCCTACAAAGCCTAGAGCGATTGAAATACTCGATGCCGAAGATGATATCATTCCGCGCCAAAATGTGATCAATGTACCAATTGTTGGAAAAGTAACAGCCGGGATTCCCATTACGGCCATTGAAAATATTGAAGAATATTTTCCTCTTCCAGAGAGGCTGGCACCCAGCGATGAACAGATATTTATGCTGGAAGTTATGGGTGACAGCATGATTGAAGCTGGAATTCTTGATGGAGACTACGTCATCGTCCGCCAACAGCAATCCGCACTAAATGGGGAAATTGTTGTCGCTATGACAGACGAAAATGAAGCCACTGTCAAAAGATTTTTTAAAGAAAAAGATTACATAAGGCTTCAGCCTGAAAACTCATCAATGGAACCAATCATTTTGCGTGATGTGAAAATTCTTGGAAAAGTGATTGGAATTTACAGAGAAATTCATTAA
- a CDS encoding ISL3 family transposase, with translation MHSHFITKLLGLEDVEITHVEDQITHFEIHIQTPVKVQKCPCCQKETSSVHDDRIQKIRDVKVFEKYCFLILRKRRYRCKSCGKRFYEPYSFLERYQRHTKRLLQALLVKVREYNFKQVAKETGLGHSTVIRLFDKYYSYDNKALPKVLAIDELKGTSETGKYQCIIGDPVNRRVYDIIPNRNLSTLKEYFRTLPREKVQMVVMDMWAALQDARFEKF, from the coding sequence ATGCATTCTCATTTTATCACAAAACTGCTTGGGTTAGAAGATGTTGAAATCACTCATGTAGAGGATCAAATCACTCACTTTGAAATCCATATTCAAACGCCTGTAAAAGTTCAAAAATGCCCCTGCTGTCAGAAGGAAACTTCCTCTGTCCATGATGATCGAATTCAAAAGATTCGTGATGTAAAGGTCTTTGAAAAATATTGTTTTCTCATCTTGAGAAAGCGCCGATACAGATGTAAGTCCTGTGGAAAACGGTTCTACGAACCCTATTCTTTTCTAGAGCGTTACCAGCGCCACACGAAACGACTCCTCCAAGCTCTTTTGGTTAAAGTGAGGGAGTATAACTTTAAGCAGGTTGCCAAGGAAACAGGACTTGGGCATTCCACCGTCATTCGGCTCTTTGACAAGTACTATTCCTATGACAATAAGGCCCTCCCGAAAGTTCTGGCCATTGATGAATTGAAAGGGACTTCTGAAACGGGCAAGTACCAATGTATCATTGGCGATCCTGTAAACCGAAGGGTTTACGATATCATTCCTAACAGGAATCTATCCACCCTAAAGGAATACTTCCGTACACTTCCAAGGGAGAAAGTACAGATGGTGGTCATGGATATGTGGGCAGCCCTACAAGACGCTCGCTTTGAAAAGTTTTGA
- a CDS encoding transposase, which produces MVDRFHYVRHNVWALERVRKRVQKNFQEKDRKSMKKLRYLLHKPHAHLNADEMEQLNYFFSLALDLKKAYIVKETFHKWLKESDKTNAKRNLEHLYKVIEESGLEEYQYMKRTFKNWEKEILNSFLFPYTNGFIEGINNKIKVIKRMSYGIRNFKRLRNKALCSLI; this is translated from the coding sequence GTGGTCGATCGATTCCATTATGTTCGGCATAATGTATGGGCATTGGAACGGGTAAGGAAGAGAGTCCAGAAAAACTTTCAAGAGAAGGATCGTAAATCCATGAAGAAGTTGCGTTATCTGCTTCATAAGCCACATGCCCATTTGAATGCAGATGAAATGGAACAGCTGAACTATTTCTTTTCACTGGCCCTTGACTTAAAGAAGGCCTATATCGTAAAAGAGACCTTCCATAAGTGGCTGAAGGAAAGTGACAAAACAAACGCCAAAAGAAACCTTGAGCACCTCTATAAGGTCATAGAGGAATCGGGACTCGAAGAATATCAATACATGAAAAGAACATTCAAAAACTGGGAAAAGGAGATCTTAAATTCCTTTCTCTTCCCTTACACGAATGGATTTATTGAGGGGATCAACAACAAGATAAAAGTCATCAAACGAATGTCATATGGCATTCGGAACTTTAAGAGACTAAGAAATAAAGCTTTATGTTCACTCATCTAG
- a CDS encoding LLM class flavin-dependent oxidoreductase, which translates to MDMKTNKKRLHDIEISVLDLAPVLSGKTPADSFRNSLDLAQHVEQWGFKRYWLAEHHNMEGIASSATSVLIGYIAGGTSTIRVGSGGVMLPNHAPLVVAEQFGTLESLYPGRIDLGLGRAPGTDQMTAMALRRHLKGSDSEFPKNVQELLHYFSSKSNRKSYVRAIPGEGLNVPIWLLGSSTYSAQLAALLGLPFAFASHFAPTHIFDALKIYRDRFQPSENLKEPYALACVNVIAADTDEEAKRLATSLYQFFLGVTRGTSKPLQPPVESMDGMWNEFEKEAVRHQVYYTFVGSKKTVKEELQEFLDKTQVNELMVVSHIYDHSARLRSYEILSEIWNEKTED; encoded by the coding sequence ATGGATATGAAAACGAACAAAAAAAGATTGCATGACATTGAAATTTCTGTTTTGGACTTAGCTCCGGTACTATCGGGGAAAACACCAGCTGATTCTTTTCGGAATAGTTTAGATCTTGCTCAGCATGTGGAACAATGGGGATTTAAGCGTTATTGGCTGGCAGAACATCATAATATGGAAGGGATTGCAAGTTCCGCTACTTCTGTCTTAATCGGTTACATTGCGGGAGGTACATCTACAATTAGAGTAGGATCTGGAGGAGTCATGCTGCCAAATCACGCTCCTCTTGTCGTTGCTGAGCAATTTGGCACATTAGAGTCTTTGTATCCCGGACGAATTGATTTAGGATTAGGCCGCGCACCCGGAACAGATCAAATGACGGCGATGGCGTTAAGACGTCATTTAAAAGGATCTGATTCGGAGTTTCCAAAAAATGTACAGGAATTACTCCATTATTTTTCGTCTAAAAGTAATCGCAAATCTTATGTTCGAGCGATTCCTGGCGAAGGCTTAAATGTTCCTATTTGGTTGCTTGGTTCAAGTACTTACAGCGCTCAGCTTGCGGCTTTGCTCGGTTTGCCTTTTGCTTTCGCGAGTCATTTCGCTCCAACGCATATTTTCGACGCTCTCAAGATATATCGAGATCGATTTCAACCATCTGAAAATCTAAAAGAACCGTATGCGTTAGCATGTGTGAACGTGATCGCTGCAGACACGGATGAAGAAGCGAAACGTCTAGCCACCTCTTTATATCAATTCTTCTTAGGTGTGACACGCGGGACTTCCAAGCCTTTGCAACCGCCTGTTGAAAGTATGGATGGAATGTGGAATGAATTTGAAAAAGAAGCCGTCCGCCATCAAGTGTATTATACTTTTGTTGGATCGAAAAAGACGGTAAAAGAAGAACTCCAAGAATTTTTAGATAAAACACAAGTGAATGAATTAATGGTGGTATCTCACATATATGATCATTCAGCACGACTGCGTTCCTATGAGATTTTATCTGAAATATGGAACGAAAAAACAGAAGATTAA
- a CDS encoding ArsR/SmtB family transcription factor, with amino-acid sequence MDTMMMLKALSNETRYNILKWLKHPEQHFGPHLHVPNHDDFKGGVCVGDIQEKAGLAQSVVSNYLLMMQKAGLLESKRIGKWTYYRRNEKMVREFIEQLDKDL; translated from the coding sequence ATGGATACCATGATGATGTTAAAAGCTCTTTCCAATGAAACAAGATATAATATTTTAAAATGGTTAAAACATCCTGAACAACATTTTGGCCCTCATTTGCATGTACCGAATCATGACGATTTTAAAGGGGGAGTTTGTGTAGGAGATATACAAGAAAAGGCTGGCTTGGCTCAATCTGTCGTTTCAAATTATTTGTTGATGATGCAGAAAGCAGGGCTTTTGGAGTCAAAGCGGATTGGAAAATGGACGTATTACCGACGCAATGAAAAAATGGTTCGGGAATTTATTGAACAATTGGATAAGGACTTATAG
- a CDS encoding ISLre2 family transposase, whose amino-acid sequence MNIQQHLTTNSLTWKEIELDLFRALQNAFTELFTALLEDIDRQLAETRDKRRYHLKDKRRTTIQTLFGEVTFERNYYLDREQNRYTFLLDSFLAFDGSQSISPCLEETAMGLAVECSSYRKAAHTLAQMVGYPVMSHETIRQLVLEAEVPLHCPVDQRYGRVLFVEADGLFVSLQGKGKRAKEDKILTVHEGWKRNGSRIEFVNQRHYVHEGKGEVWEGFEEFLMNEYAYDPCRDLLVINGDGAPWITACREYFKGRVCFQLDRFHVARELRQCLSGHPRWQAIRQKLAKQDEEKLLVELNSALGTLGDEAKEQQLAALIHRIESMPGCIRDYREWLKEQGVDTTGMYPMGRAESVMSQLAYRVKYRRSWTDKGLRAFFKAMIARMDGIRLFGHRLGEESSHPAEETASTKQTIVNKAKQRIRRLLPEVTRNNVPYLQQSSGTPIYHALSEFKGW is encoded by the coding sequence ATGAATATTCAACAACATCTTACCACAAATTCGTTGACATGGAAAGAGATCGAACTTGATTTGTTTCGAGCCTTGCAAAACGCCTTCACCGAGCTGTTTACGGCTCTGTTGGAGGACATCGACCGACAATTGGCGGAAACCCGGGACAAGCGCCGGTACCACTTGAAAGACAAACGACGCACCACGATTCAAACCTTGTTTGGCGAAGTTACCTTTGAGCGAAACTACTATTTAGACCGAGAACAAAACCGTTACACGTTTTTGCTTGATTCCTTTTTAGCGTTTGATGGATCGCAGTCAATCAGCCCTTGTCTAGAAGAAACGGCGATGGGATTGGCTGTGGAGTGCTCTTCCTATCGCAAAGCGGCTCATACGCTTGCCCAGATGGTCGGGTATCCGGTGATGAGCCATGAGACGATCCGCCAGTTGGTGCTCGAGGCTGAAGTTCCGCTGCACTGCCCGGTTGACCAGCGATATGGACGGGTGCTGTTTGTGGAGGCCGATGGACTGTTTGTCTCTCTCCAAGGGAAGGGAAAACGGGCCAAGGAAGACAAAATCCTGACCGTTCACGAAGGATGGAAGCGCAACGGCTCACGGATCGAATTCGTGAATCAGCGCCATTACGTCCATGAAGGCAAGGGGGAGGTGTGGGAAGGCTTCGAGGAATTTTTGATGAACGAATATGCCTATGATCCGTGTCGGGATCTTCTTGTCATCAACGGGGACGGCGCTCCATGGATTACCGCGTGCCGGGAGTATTTCAAAGGACGGGTCTGCTTCCAATTGGATCGATTCCACGTGGCGCGTGAGTTGCGCCAATGCCTCTCGGGCCATCCACGGTGGCAGGCGATTCGGCAAAAGCTGGCGAAGCAGGATGAAGAGAAGCTGCTTGTGGAACTGAACAGCGCCCTCGGCACGCTGGGGGACGAAGCGAAAGAACAACAGCTGGCTGCCTTGATCCACCGGATCGAATCGATGCCGGGATGCATCCGTGATTACCGGGAATGGCTGAAGGAGCAAGGAGTGGACACAACGGGCATGTATCCGATGGGGAGGGCTGAAAGCGTGATGAGCCAGCTGGCGTATCGGGTGAAATACCGCCGCAGTTGGACAGACAAGGGACTCAGGGCGTTTTTCAAGGCAATGATTGCCCGGATGGATGGGATTCGTCTTTTCGGACATCGTTTAGGAGAAGAATCGTCGCATCCGGCGGAGGAAACGGCATCTACCAAACAGACGATCGTGAACAAGGCGAAACAACGCATCCGCCGTCTTCTTCCAGAGGTAACGCGGAATAACGTGCCATATTTACAGCAATCGTCCGGGACTCCGATCTATCATGCCCTGTCTGAATTCAAGGGATGGTAA
- a CDS encoding CotD family spore coat protein, which produces MHAHKKWGHHPSFGCPPVFCPPQVYPTMYDLPLVSPPQQYVKTNLTNTVVPHIHPSHTTNVNKHMITHEHYFPHTESVVNECCEQHVMCGVPHDPCCPRPFGF; this is translated from the coding sequence ATGCACGCACACAAAAAATGGGGCCACCACCCTTCTTTTGGATGTCCCCCGGTATTCTGTCCGCCACAAGTGTATCCAACTATGTACGATCTACCATTAGTCTCGCCGCCACAGCAATACGTAAAAACCAATTTAACCAATACTGTAGTACCACATATTCACCCATCTCATACCACTAATGTTAACAAGCATATGATTACTCATGAGCATTATTTCCCACACACTGAATCTGTAGTAAATGAATGCTGCGAACAACATGTGATGTGTGGAGTACCGCATGATCCTTGTTGTCCGAGACCATTTGGCTTTTAA
- a CDS encoding Ada metal-binding domain-containing protein: MKNSLFNHEWDAAYFVGDKTTKIYCFPWCEENKKTENIIRFASRIEAEQAGYRPCKTCCSHLPHGSWEDHKDEIRLMVPKEFSFAENMKYLSIAPNESMYRIKDNRIYKAVPIEQETVLMEISTDHDDSLIIRFVGHTIPSHKWVRAAAARFVREWFDLETDLRPFYRLAENDPLLQKVTSQFYGLRLIGIPDLFEAICWGIIGQQINLSFARTLKRRFVETFGRHVNWNGEPYWIFPSPQVVAELTINDLTELQMSARKGEYLIGVARLMAEGKLTKERLIGTGDYKEAEKALVKIRGIGPWTANYTLMFCLRMPSALPIDDVGLHNAMKHLLGFENKPSKAEILKLFSRWKNWEAYATFYLWRLLY; this comes from the coding sequence ATGAAAAACAGTTTGTTTAATCATGAGTGGGATGCCGCTTATTTTGTGGGCGACAAAACAACGAAGATTTATTGTTTCCCCTGGTGCGAAGAGAATAAAAAGACAGAAAACATCATTCGATTTGCGTCTAGAATAGAAGCAGAGCAAGCCGGCTATCGTCCTTGTAAAACATGTTGTTCTCATCTTCCGCATGGTTCCTGGGAAGATCACAAGGATGAAATCAGGTTGATGGTGCCGAAAGAATTCAGCTTTGCCGAAAACATGAAATATTTGTCTATCGCTCCAAACGAAAGTATGTATCGTATCAAAGACAATAGAATTTACAAAGCGGTTCCGATCGAGCAGGAAACAGTATTAATGGAAATTAGTACGGACCATGATGATTCTCTTATCATACGTTTTGTTGGTCACACCATTCCTTCTCATAAATGGGTCCGGGCAGCGGCAGCACGATTCGTAAGAGAATGGTTTGATTTGGAGACCGATTTACGCCCATTTTACCGTTTAGCGGAAAATGATCCGTTACTGCAAAAAGTCACCAGCCAATTTTATGGACTTCGTCTCATCGGAATTCCCGATTTATTTGAGGCTATCTGTTGGGGGATTATCGGACAGCAAATCAATCTAAGTTTTGCGCGTACTTTAAAAAGGCGTTTCGTGGAAACCTTTGGTCGGCACGTAAACTGGAATGGAGAACCATATTGGATCTTTCCATCTCCTCAAGTCGTCGCGGAATTGACGATCAACGATTTAACCGAATTACAAATGTCTGCCAGAAAAGGTGAATATCTCATTGGAGTCGCTCGACTCATGGCGGAAGGAAAATTAACGAAAGAGCGATTGATAGGCACGGGAGACTATAAGGAAGCGGAAAAAGCCTTAGTCAAAATTCGGGGAATAGGACCGTGGACGGCAAACTATACTTTAATGTTTTGTCTGAGAATGCCCAGTGCTTTACCCATTGATGATGTCGGTCTGCACAATGCTATGAAACATCTTCTTGGTTTCGAGAATAAACCTTCTAAAGCAGAAATCTTAAAGTTATTTTCAAGATGGAAAAATTGGGAAGCTTATGCCACTTTTTATTTATGGAGATTGCTTTATTAA